The Halomonas sp. KG2 genome segment CTGCAATGCGGCAAATGGCGGAAGCGCTAGGTGATATGCAAATTGCGGCTATTAAGTTGGGGCTGTTGGCGGATGAGGCGACGCTGCGTGCAGCGGAACAAATTATCCGCCGTTTTCCAGGAATCCCTGTCGTCGCAGATCCGGTATTAAAAGCAGGTGGCGGCGCTAAGTTATCCACACCCGCCTTGCAGCAACTTTATATAGATCGTTTGCTACCGCTTGTGGATATAGTAACGCCCAACCGGTTTGAGCTTGCTGCACTGACGCCTGAGATAACCGACCCTTTGGATGACACGGCGCGCGCTGTTGCGTTGCTGGCGCAGGGTTGCCAAGGCGTCCTTGTGACCGCCACCGACAATCCACTCCCGGGTAATACGCAACAGGTTGTGCACACGCTGCACTCTCCTGACACCACGCGCCAATGGCAGTGGCCACGTTTGCCTGAAGTATTTCACGGATCAGGTTGTACATTAGCCTCAGCGCTTGCGGCTCGTTTAGCCGTTGGTGAGCGCTTACCAACTGCCTGTGAGCAAGCCCAGCACTTTACCTGGGAGAGTTTGTCTCATGGTTATCAGCCCCCTAGCGGACAGTGTTTACCGAAACGCTTGCCACGCCCCGTACGCTTTTGATCTCATTGGCAGTAAGCCATTAATGTTGAGGATGCCATGACCACATCTGCAGAACTGTTTGACCTAGCCAGTCGTCACATTCCGGGTGGTGTTAACTCCCCTGTTCGTGCTTTTAAAGGCCTCCATCGCCCGCCTGTTTTTATGGAACGTGCTCAGGGCGCCTACTTATTCGATGTGGAAGGTAACCGCTACGTAGACTATATCGGCTCATGGGGCCCGATGATCACTGGGCATGCCGATCAGGATGTACTGGCCGCCGTGCGAGCACGGTTAGATAACGGCCTCTCCTTTGGTACGCCGACCGCTGTCGAAACCACCATGGCTGATCTGATCTGTGAAATGATTCCTTCCATGGAGATGGTGCGTATGACCAGCTCGGGCACCGAAGCGACGATGTCGGCCATTCGCCTTGCGCGCGGAACAACGGGACGCGACAAAATCGTCAAGTTTGAAGGTAACTACCACGGCCATTCCGACTCATTGCTCGTCAAAGCGGGCTCCGGTGCGTTAACCCACGGGGAACCTAGCTCACCAGGCGTACCCGCATCACTTGCTGAGCACACCATCACGCTTTCCTATAACGACCCTGAAGGGGTGGAAGCGTGCTTTGCAGAGATCGGAGAGCAAATTGCCTGCATTATCGTGGAGCCGGTCGCGGGTAATATGAACTGCATTCCTCCCCAGCCAGGTTTCTTAGAAACGTTGCGCCGGGTGTGCAATGAATCCGGCAGTATTTTGATTTTTGATGAAGTCATGACCGGTTTTCGCGTCGCCTTAGGTGGCGCTCAGGCACATTACGGTGTAACGCCCGACCTTACCTGTCTAGGTAAAATTGTTGGTGGCGGCATGCCCGTTGGGGCGTTTGGCGGTAAACAAGAAATTATGCAGAATATCTCGCCGCTGGGGCCGGTTTACCAAGCGGGTACGCTGTCCGGTAACCCGCTGGCCATGGCTGCAGGGGTTGCTCTGCTAACCAAACTAAAGGTGCCTGGTTTCCATGATGCGCTGACTCAACGGGTACAAACGTTGTGTACCGGTTTGCAAGAGCGTGCCAACGCTGCCCGCATACCGATGATGACCCAATCCGCAGGTGGCATGTTTGGCGTTTTCTTTACGTCGCAATCCCGTGTGGATAACTTCGCTCAAGCCACTGCTTGCAACCCTGATGCTTTCCGCCGTTTCTTTGGTGCCATGCTTGATCATGGTGTGTATCTCGCACCTTCGGCCTATGAAGCTGGCTTTATGTCGAGTGCCCACACGCCCGAAGACATTCAGCTAACGTTGGATGCTGCAGAAAAAGCCTTTGCTGTTATGTAACATCAAGTAAAGCGCCTGCTACACTTCAAGAGCCGCTCCTATCGAGCGGCTCTGTGGTTAGTGAGGTAAACACATGATGAAACGACAATTGGCTTGGCACTCTTCACGCTTTAACAACCTATTGTTAACCGCTGTTCTCACCCTTGGCCTACCGTTAACGGGGATGGCCGCACAGGAGCAAGATATGACTCAGATTCATATCACCATGGGCGGCACACCAGGCGCGGAATTCTCAGCCCAGTGGCGCATTACTCATAACGATGAAACCATCGAACACCCCGAAACACGCGGCACAGTGCCCGCTGAATTTACCTTTGAAGGCACCACGCTTGAAGGTACGGTAAAACTGCTCAGCGACAACGATCGTTTAGAAGTAGATATTATGAAAGGTAATAACCGCTCGCGCTCCTCTACCCAAGGAAAAGGCGGCACGTTAACGGTAATGGTGCGTTAAACAAAAAAACCGCCCCGAAGGGGGCGGTTTCCTGAGCTAAGTAAGTACTTACAGACGTACTTACCACTGAGTAGAGATAGCAGAGTTGTTGCTACCCGCCTGGAAGTGAGACGCTGAAGCAGCGCTACTGTTTTGGCGAATGGTTGACACGTTGCTGTCACCTGTCTGGAAGACATTCGCTACATGGCCGTCGCTACCTTGGAAAATATAGGAGGCGCTCAGGTCTGCTTCAACCTGAAGGACATTGGCTTCATTGTCGTTACCATTTTGATGGATGAAGCTCCAGGTTTCGTCAGTATTTAATGCTTGATAAACGTCAGCATCGTTTCCGTTACCGAACTGCTCAATAATTGAGTCGCTTTGTGCAGTGTTCAAGAATTGAGCAACAGTAGAGCTGTTGTTGTCGCCTTGTTGACGTACATAGGAGTCGTTAAGGCTGCCACCATCTTGTACTACGACTGAATCATTATGATTGCCTATCTGATAAACAATCGACTCATGCTGATCGCCGCTTTGATAGACATAAGAACTGTTGTTATTACCTTCTTGGCCAACACGTGAGTATTGCTCATCATCATGCTGATCAGTTTCCGCTGCGTTATTGTTACCAGTCTGAACAATAATCGAAGTCCGCATTGGATCACGAGCAAATCCGTTCATGCCTTCACGGATATCTTGCTGGTTAACAAACGCTGGGTTTGAGCCTAGGTTCGCAGCAGGCGTGGTTGTTGAGTTTTCAAAGTCTCGCGCTTGGCTAGAGAAGCTAACAGCCATTGCAACAGCAGCAGCGATAACGGTCATTTGAGTTTTCATGGTGTTTCCCCTTTTTTTCGATCGACTTGCTTTGGTTGTTTACTGAGAAGCAGCTGGCGACTCAGTAGGTATCGATAGTGACTGGTCGTGCATTGCCCGAGAGGTTTTGTTGCTGGACACTCACACCACGTAAGCCACTGCCCGATTGCGAAATTGAAACGTCACCTTTAAATCCATTTTGATAAATGTCAGCTTTAAATGAGGAGCTATTACCTTGCTGATTAATAGAGGCGGTGTTGTCATCGCCCACTTGCCAAATAATTCCGGTATTATTTCCGTTACTTTGCATTATGCTTGCTTGATTACCGTTGCCGACTTGATCGATGTAGGCAAAGTTAGAGAGCTGATAACTCACAGAACGTGATTGGGCAACACTTGCTTTATTATTGTTACCCTGTTGACGAATGATGCTTAGATTGCTGTGTAGCGCGTCGTTACCAATAGCCGCAAACTGAGTAACTCTTGCACTTCTATTGAATAAGTCGCTTTCATTCTCATTGGCTTGTAACACAGAAGAAAAAGTCATCAGAGCAATGGCTATCGTTATCGCAGCACGACAACGAATTTTGTTCGTTGTAGTTGTTCTGAGCCGATAGCTATAATGTTTCATTTTTAATTCC includes the following:
- a CDS encoding hydroxymethylpyrimidine/phosphomethylpyrimidine kinase: MRQPLPPVVLVLAGHDPTGGAGLVADSEAIAACGGWAVTIPTALTVQNCHNVIRTLPADPAAMRQMAEALGDMQIAAIKLGLLADEATLRAAEQIIRRFPGIPVVADPVLKAGGGAKLSTPALQQLYIDRLLPLVDIVTPNRFELAALTPEITDPLDDTARAVALLAQGCQGVLVTATDNPLPGNTQQVVHTLHSPDTTRQWQWPRLPEVFHGSGCTLASALAARLAVGERLPTACEQAQHFTWESLSHGYQPPSGQCLPKRLPRPVRF
- the hemL gene encoding glutamate-1-semialdehyde 2,1-aminomutase, with product MTTSAELFDLASRHIPGGVNSPVRAFKGLHRPPVFMERAQGAYLFDVEGNRYVDYIGSWGPMITGHADQDVLAAVRARLDNGLSFGTPTAVETTMADLICEMIPSMEMVRMTSSGTEATMSAIRLARGTTGRDKIVKFEGNYHGHSDSLLVKAGSGALTHGEPSSPGVPASLAEHTITLSYNDPEGVEACFAEIGEQIACIIVEPVAGNMNCIPPQPGFLETLRRVCNESGSILIFDEVMTGFRVALGGAQAHYGVTPDLTCLGKIVGGGMPVGAFGGKQEIMQNISPLGPVYQAGTLSGNPLAMAAGVALLTKLKVPGFHDALTQRVQTLCTGLQERANAARIPMMTQSAGGMFGVFFTSQSRVDNFAQATACNPDAFRRFFGAMLDHGVYLAPSAYEAGFMSSAHTPEDIQLTLDAAEKAFAVM